The sequence below is a genomic window from Oncorhynchus nerka isolate Pitt River linkage group LG7, Oner_Uvic_2.0, whole genome shotgun sequence.
gattcatcgtagggatggtgccaggtttcctccagacgtgacacttggcattcaggccaaagatttcaatcttgtttctcatgttctgagagtctttaggtgccttttggtaaactccaaacgagctgtcatgtgccttttacttacacgtggcttccgtctggccactctaccataaaggcctgattggtggagtgctgcagagatgtttgtccttctggaaggttctcccatctccacagagtgaccatcgggttcttggtcacctccctgacaaatgCCCttgtcccctgattgctcagtttggccgggcggacagctctaggaagtcatggtggttccaaacttcttccatttaagaatgatggaggccactgtgttcttgcagtggggaccttcaatgttgcagaaatgttttggtacccttccccagatcttgcctccacacaatcctgtctcagagctctacggacaattccttcaatctcATGGCATGGTTTTTGCCCTGACTGTCAACTGTGCAccttcaactgtgggaccttatatagacaggtgtgtgcctttccaaatcatgtccaatcaatttaatttaccacaggtgaactccaatcaagttgtagaaacatctcaagggtgatcaatggaaacaggatgcgcctgagcttgtgtaaataaggtatttcagtttttttatatatataaatttgcaaaaatatcttaaaacctgttttcgctttgtcattatggtgaatTGTGCTTAGATTggtgaggatttttatttatttaatccattttagaatacggctgtaacgtaaaaaatgtggaaaaagtcaaggggtccgaatactttccgaatgcaaagTTTGTAGTTGATTTAGTGACACATATCAACATTCATAAAATCACTTACCTTCCTGCGTTTGAGACGACGTGGGCTGTAGACATGTTAGAATTACAATACACAGAACGGACATCTGCAAACGGTCCATGCCTAGGTCCAAACCAACCCAATAATAATCATGACCAGGAATACAGTAGCGCAGGTCGGTTTAATCCTCAAGAAGTCCTCAACTCGTTCGATACTTTTTTGGGGAAAGGTAAAACTATTTCAACAAATTATAAATTCAAGGTTGATCTTCATAAGACTCGAGACTCAAGTCTACAGTTATAGGTCCAAGATTCAGTACCACGATTACTTTAAATTTCACTCTAATAAGAAGCCTTTTTAAAGTGGCAGATTGACTTGACGCAGAAACATGATCTTATTATTAGATAAGTGATTATGGGCGGTGAAAAAATTCCGATATGGTGCGTCAATTCAGACAGAGTTTGGCAAAAGTGAACACGTATTTTGACGCTCAGCTTTCACCCCTCGCGGTGATACAGACCAGATAGGCACTTGATTGGCCAGATCAGTTGATTTACCAATCAGTGCTCGTTGCTTGTGAGCGCTCGTGGCTGTTTCATTCTGTGACTACTGTAAAACTACTATAATAtttgcaaaataaataaaaggtcaaGGATTAGCCTAATCTAATTTATAAATATATGAAAACACTGCAGATGATTTCAATATGCCCTTTTTAAATACAATAATATCTAGAAAAACGTGTCATTCAATTCACAGTGATGATGTTTATTATAATATTGTAATAAACCAGTTTTTTTATCTAGTCTTGTGTGTAACCTATGGTTAAAATGAAAACTCTAAATGGTCAGAATCCTTAACATGGAGGCTAATAACAGCATGCTTGATAATCCATGAAAATACATTGTAAGCAAAGGTTAGTAGGCTACTGAAACAATACAATAACATTATTTAGCATCATCCTAAATCTGTTTATTTTACATTCCATGTAGACTATTTTGGAGTCAGTAACAGGATTAGGGTCTGAGTGGCACCTCAaactgaacctcggcaagacggagctgctcttcctcccggggaaggactgcccgttccatgatctcgccatcacggttgacaactccatggtgtcctcctcccagagcgctaagaaccttggcgtgatcctggacaacaccctgtcgttctcaactaacatcaaggcggtggcccgttcctgtaggttcatgctctacaacatccgcagagtacgaccctgcctcacacaggaagcggcgcaggtcctaatccaggcacttgtcatctcccgtctggattactgcaactcgctgttggctgggctccctgcctgtgccattaaacccctacaactcatccagaacgccgcagcccgtctggtgttcaaccttcccaagttctctcacgtcaccccgctcctccgctctctccactggcttccagttgaagctcgcatccgctacaagaccatggtgcttgcctacggagctgtgaggggaacggcacctcagtacctccaggctctgatcaggccctacacccaaacaagggcactgcgttcatccacctctggcctgctcgcctccctaccactgaggaagtacagttcccgctcagcccagtcaaaactgctcgctgctctggccccccaatggtggaacaaactccctcacgacgccaggacagcggagtcaatcaccaccttccggagacacctgaaaccccacctctttaaggaatacctaggataggataaagtaatccctctcacccccccttaaagatttagatgcactactgttccactggatgtcataaggtgaatgcaccaatttgtaagtcgctctggataagagcgtctgctaaatgacttaaatgtaaatgtaaatgctgtACTGTCTCTCCATGCAGTGAAGAGCAGTATTGTCCTCCAGCCCTGTCAACTGGTTAATCAGTCCTGCTTTGATGTGTATGGAGCAGCCTGTCACAATGGCATCAGTGTCAAATGGTTAAGTGACTTCTGAACCCAAACCCAGAACGTAGAATCTATGCTTCATTCCAACAGAAtggaacacagaacacacaactCAGAACAGAGAAGGGCCATTTGAATAGTGGGTCCATCTAGTGGCAGCATGATGTGACCATTTGACATTTCTCTCagtgtttatttatttacatcAGACAGGCAGTATCTCATTTGTGTGCGTACATCCCATAGCTGTGCCTTGATtttggggcgacaggtagcctagtggttagcgctttgggccagtaacagaaaggttgttACATCGAAtccccgacctgacaaggtaaaataaaatctgtctgtctgcccctgaacaaggcagttaacacactgttcccacTGCCgttattgtaaaataagaatttgttcttaactgacttgcctggttaaagaaAAATAAATCCATGTCATATCTTGTACATccagcagggggagacagaggccAGCACTCTGAGTATCCTCTGCATGGAACACAGAGCCTCTGAAGTTCATTAGCTGAACTTCGGCGCAAAAATTGCACATTAAGCATGTTATACACATTTAGCCATTCATGTCACATACACAAAATTCATTTTCTAACTATAATAATGGTGTTGCATAAGAACACAATATTCAGAGTTTTTATCACTGAGTTTATTACAGAATTTTCCTGACTTTTCAACTCCAAGGGTCAACTCTTAACTTTGAATGTTTAATAGCAGATAGAGATGTAAGGGAAATGGAAAGAACAGCCTTCTGTTACTGTAAAAAAAAGTAAAAAGGTGTCAGCCAGTCCTGAATCTGTCATCTGAGGTTCTatctacagactacagactattaTTTTAGACAGACTACTATGAGTGGGATGGCTCCATGACAGACTACAATGATGGCTCCATGACAGACTACAATGATGGCTCCATGACAGACTACAATGATGGCTCCATGACAGACTACTATGATGGCTCCATGACAGACTACTATGATGGCTCCATGACAGACTACAATGATGGCTCCATGACAGACTACTATGAGTGGGATGGCTCCATGACAGACCACTATGATGGCTCCATGACAGACTACTATGATGGCTCCATGACAGACTACAATGATGGCTCCATGACAGACTACTATGAGTGGGATGGCTCCATGACAGACCACTATGATGCTCCATGACAGACTACTATGATGGCTCCATGACAGACTACAATGATGGCTCCATGACAGACTACTATGATGGCTCCATGACAGACTATTATGATGGCTCCATGACAGACTACTATGATGGCTCCATGACAGACTACTATGATGGCTCCATGACAGACTACTATGATGGCTCCATGACAGACTATTATGATGGCTCCATGACAGACTACTATGATGGCTCCATGACAGACTACAATGATGGCTCCATGACAGACTACTATGATGGCTCCATGACAGACCACTATGATGGCTCCATGACAGACTACTATGATGGTTCCATGACATACTACTATGATGGCTCCATGACAGACTACTATGATGGCTCCATGACAGACCACTATGATGGTTCCATGACAGACTACTATGATGGTTCCATGACAGACTACAATGATGGCTCCATGACAGACTACTATGATGGCTCCATGACAGACCACTATGATGGCTCCATGACAGACTACTATGAGTGGGATGGCTCCATGACAGACTACAATGATGGCTCCATGACAGACTACTATGATGGCTCCATGACAGACTACTATGATGGTTCCATGACAAACTACTATGATGGCTCCATGACAGACTACTATGATGGCTCCATGACAGACTACTATGATGGCTCCATGACAAGACTACTATGATGGCTCCATGATTGCCCAAGCTTCTGTTGCCAGACCTCGTCAGATTCTTCACCAGAGAATCATCATTATCCCTTGTGGCCCTAGCGTGTCCGCCTTTCTGACTGTCTGTCAGTCCGGGGCAAGGCTGTGTGTGGAGGCAGGTTGATGCTCCAGTCCCCAGTCCTCTGCATGGCCTTCACATCCAGGCTGGTCGCCATTCCCTTCAGCAGATTGATGAATTGATTGTGGGGCTGCTGCCAGTGTGTCTGTGCCCTGGGCGAGGGGTGTCCCGGTTACGGAAGAAAATCCCAGCTATGGCACCCGCCCTGGGGCCGCTATTGTGGCTGGCCTGCAGGGGGCCCAGAGGGCCAGGAGCCCAGGGAGCAGCTCTCTCTGACCCACATACTGCTGTCACACCCCTGGAGACACAGCACTGGAGATGGAGGGGAAAGGTTGTGGGGGGCAGATTGGGACGGGGGCTTGGTTAGGGGGCCAGTGCTGGAGCTGGGGGGGAGTGGGCTCGAAAAacagggctgttgcagggaccggACATGGGCTAGTGGTATGAGAGGGCTGGGGTGAATAGGGACCTCTGAACACCCCAAAACTCAAAAAAAGTCCTAACTCAATTTGAAGACAAGGAATCGAAATGTTTCCAAGAAACACAAGTTGAATGTTGCCATTTGTATTGATCTAGTATCACTGGACACATACTCACCAATACATATGTACTCCAATCGTGAATCCATTTTTGAGCATTAACATTAATAACTGAACCTTGTTGCAATGCTTTTTAACACACATTATTAATTGGAATGTTAAGTAATTGCattgttacagtaatataacatcaaaaataaataaataatctcgCACAGACTCAACTGAGTTAAAGGATGGAAATGAAGTGATATATTTAGCAACACCTGTGGTCCCACACACAAACCATCATCAGGGTGCAAGGGGTTTCAACACAAGTGATACTGTATAAGGCCACAAAAACAATTGTCGCACCAAACCAAACTCAATGTAGGAAATGTAATACACAAGCTGTAATGTTATATTCATACATCTATACAAATCAGTCCATAAACGAATGCTGATATCTACAATTGAACATATCAACCACAATGATTACTTTCAGGTAAATGTCACATATATTCTTACaggtgtacagtaccagtcaaaggcttggacacaccaactcattcaacgttttttctttattttttactattttctacattgtagaacatgAGTGAAGACATTAACAAACTATGGttacatgtagtaaccaaaaaagtgttaaacaaatcaaaatatattttatatttgagattcttcaaagtagccagcctttgccttgatgacagctttgcacactctttgcattctctcaaccagctacatgaggtagtcacctggaatgcatttcaattaacaggcgtaccttgttaaaagttcatttgtggaatttatttcattcttaatgcgtttgagccaatcagttgtgttgagacaaggtaggggtggtatacagaatataacCGGGGcggcagtggttagagcgttgaactagtaaccggaaggttgcaagtccaaatcaccgagctgacaaggtacaaatctgcccctgttaacccactgttcctaggccgtcattgaaaataagaatttgttcttaactgacttgcctagttaaataaaggtaataaaaaaaataccaagtccatattatggcaagaacagttcaaataagcaaagagaaactacagtccaccattactttaagacatgaaggtcagtcaatgaaactggctctctcatgaggaccgttaCAGGAAAGGAGACCtagagttatctctgctgcagaggatacgttcattagagttaccagcctcagattgcagcccaaataaatgctccacagagttcaagtaacagacacatctcaacaccaactgttcagaggagactgtgtgaatcaggccttcatggttgaattgctgcaaataaaccactactaaaggacaccaataagaaaaagagacttgcttgggccaagaaacattgagcaatggacattagactggtggaaatatgttctttggtctgatgagtccaaatttgagatttttggttcaaaccgccatgtctttgtgagacgcagagtaggtgaacggatgatctctacatgtgtggttcccaccgtgaagcatggaggaggaggtgtgatggtgtgggggtgctttgctggtgacactgtcagtcaattatttagaaatcaaggcacactttaccagcatggctaccacagcattctgcagcgatatgccatcctatctggtttgcgcttagtgggactatcatttatttttcaacaggacaattacttaaaacacacctccaggctgtgtaagggctatttgaacaataaggagagtgatggagtgctgcatcagatgacctggcctccacaatcacccgacctcaacccaattgagatggtttgggatgagttggaccgcagagtgaaggcaaagcagccaacaagtgctcagcatatgtgggaactctttcaagactgttggaaaagcattccaggtgaagctggttgaaagaatgccaagagtgtgcaaagctgtcatcaaggcaaagggtggctactttgaagaatctataatccaaaatatatttagatttcttaaatacttttttttgttactacatgattccataagtgttatttcatagttttgatgtcttcactattattctacaatgtagaacatagtataAATAATATCCtaataccatcatctttgaaacgcAAGAGggcataatgtattattccagccaatgtgcaatttagattttggccactaggttgcagcagtgtatgtgcaaagttttagactgatccaataaaacattgcatttctgttcaaaatgttgtatttcccatgtcctgggaaatgttcttgttacttacaacctcatgctaatcgcattagcctacattagctcaaccgtcctctTGGACGGTTTAAGaatgaaataaattccacaaatgaacttttaacaaggtacgcctgttaattgaaaggcattccaggtgactacctcatgaagctggttgatagaatgccaagagagtgcaaagctgtcatcaaggcaaagggtggctactttgaagaatataaatatgtttaacactcttttgcttactacatgatgccatgtgttctttcatagttttgatgtctaaactattattctacaatgtagaaaatagtagaaataaagaaaaacccttgaatgagtaggtgtgtccaaaacttTTGATACTGTATGTTTGTACTTGTTAAGCAAAACATGTAAATATACAGTTGACATAGAAAAAAGCATGCTTTTGCATATTGGATGTGTTTTACACAAACCTATGTCACTGTTCATTAATATCTACCACTACTGCATTGCTCCAACCAGCAGTAGCAATTTTAGTGTAAAAAGAGAATAGTGTCAGAAGACTGGCTAAATATATAACATTAGACAGATTTCATTTCCAAGAGATCGTTTACTGTATGGCCATGCATAATACTGTGTTCCAAACCAAACTAACATTGCCATTGTCCattctgaaataaataataaataaataaataaatggtgtTGCTAAATACTTTTAAAATGTTATTATTAAGGTTAATGTATTGACATTGATGGCCCGCAGCTGGACAGCGCGTAATAGTTGACAACAGGCTGAAAATGTCCTCAAGGAATGGGGATATGGATCCTCAAGCAATAGGGATATTCTCTCTAAGTCCCCTTCCTACACACCAATCACATTTCACTCCCACCATGTCAGGATTTTTCACTTAATGGATCAACTAAAACCAACTACCACTTTTTGATTCAAGAGCTGACACTAAGgtttctcctcactctcctctgaTTGGTCCACTCACTTCTTGTTCTTCAGCTGATTGGCCAGCCAGTCGAGGCCCTCGTACAGGCCGTCTCCGCTGGTGGCGCAGGTGGCCTGGATGTACCAGTTGCGGTGACGTAGGGAGTGGAGCCCCAGCTTGTCGGTGATCTCTGCTGCGTTCATGGCATTGGGCAGGTCCTACACAGGACGTGAGGTAAAGATGGAAGGATAGGAGTGGAGAAAAGCACATGAGAGAGTAGGATAGGCGTAAGGAAAGCATAGGTAAACAGAAGGACAGGTAGCGAGGAAAAGCACATGAGAGAGTAGGATAGGCGTAAGGAAAGCATAGGTAAACAGAAGGACAGGTAGCGAGGAAAAGCACATGAGAGAGTAGGATAGGCGTAAGGAAAGCATAGGTAAACAGAAGGACAGGTAGCGAGGAAAAGCACATGAGAGAGTAGGATAGGCGTAAGGAAAGCATAGGTAAACAGAAGGACAGGTAGCGAGGAAAAGCACATGAGAGAGTAGGATAGACGTAAGGAAAGCATAGGTAAACAGAAGGACAGGTAGCGAGGAAAAGCACATGAGAGAGTAGGATAGGCGTAAGGAAAGCATAGGTAAACAGAAGGACAGGTAGCGAGGAAAAGCACATGATTTAGACACAGGTAACAGATACAAATACATGGTGAGTGAGGCAATTTTAATAtaataaaatagaatagaataagcACTTTATTGTCCATACCTGTTTGTTAGCGAAGATAAGAAGCACGGCGTCTCGTAGCTCATCCTCAGCCAGCATCCGCATCAGCTCCTCTCGAGCCTCATTCACCCGCTCACGATCATTACTGTCCACCACGAAGATCAGACCTGGAACCGCAACAGACCTGACTTCAACACACAACATACCCTCAAGGTAGCAACCAGGAATCGGAACAAGCCTGTCAACACACTACAGACCCTATGAGGACCAAGGTTTACTGTCTGACATCCCCCTCTATCAGAATGAACAGGTTAAAGGTAGTCAGTGAAATGACGTTGCCACCTGCAGCACCACAGATATAGAGATGAGTGAGATACAAGGCTTggctctcacacagtcacacacagtatctgtgcAGCTGCATGGGTTCATATCAGGCCTTTACAATGTGGTAGCCACAGGACCAAAACAGAGGAGAAGTTGAGCCTCGCGCTTCAACATTCTAAGTTGTTGCAAAAATGTACACGTTCATGCTGTTCACTTCCTGCATCTATGTATGTCGCTGACTCTACTTTTACTGTTCCATAGGCTGTGAAAGAGGTTTTTTttacacatactgtatcataggtACAATATATaatagaaaaacaaataatatatAATAGACAAAATCATAATACCAATCTGGTAAGATGCTTGGAATTTGGCTTGAAAAACGTGCTTATTTGAGGCCGTTAATGCAGTATGCAAATGTCTATAACCAGAGTGTGAGTCAGCCCAATACATCATTGTGTTGGATGTGTCATAGGTCTGAATTGCCAGTCTTTGTCCCAGCGTGGGCCTATAGCCCTCAAATTCAAATCTCAAAGCCAGTTCCAGTGCTTTTTTTTCCATTCTTCCCCTATAATTTGTGACTGATTtagacaccaggtgtgtgcaataaattatcaggttgaacagaaaCCTAGCAGTGCTGCAGACCTCATAGAGCTCTCCTGCTCAGCTTACACGTCACAAGaatgtgttagcctgctgagctaaagctTATTAGCTCCCACTGTACTTACCCTGTGTGTTCTGGAAGTAGTGTCTCCACAGCGGCCTGATCTTGTCCTGGCCACCCACGTCCCACACCGTGAAACTGATGTTCTTATACTCAACCGTCTCCACGTTAAACCCTGAGCAGGGGAAGGAGTATGTGGTTATAAATGCCATATAAATAGCTGTAGGTATGTTATAAACACCTTAtaaagagctgtgtgtgtgttataaatgCCATATAAACAGCTGTAGGTATGTTATAAACACCTTAtaaagagctgtgtgtgtgtgttataaatgCCATATAAACAGCTGTAGGTATGTTATAAACACCTTAtaaagagctgtgtgtgtgttataaatgCCATATAAACAGCTGTATGTATGTTATAAACACCTTAtaaagagctgtgtgtgtgttataaatgCCATATAAACAGTTGTATGTATGTTATAAACACCTTAtaaagagctgtgtgtgtgttataaatgCCATATAAACAGTTGTATGTATGTTATAAACACCTTAtaaagagctgtgtgtgtgttataaatgCCATATAAACAGTTGTATGTATGTTATAAACACCTTAtaaagagctgtgtgtgtgttataaatgCCATATAAACAGCTGTAGGTGTGTAATGATTAAAGGCCAATGCAGTTAAAATGCAGTTTGTCCTGTATTTTGTAtcacagctgatgaaactaacactgtaaaagtgtgtttttttttaatcagtgttatttcctgatagttgctggttgaaaatgcAATCTACACAGGAGCTTCTAATCAGCAGGTTCTCATAGGCGGAGTTACAGCTttccatggtgatgtcaccatgcgGTAAACTGGTtgatagaccaataacaaagagagttcccAGGGCTGGCACCAGGAGACATAAGCCAACCCCCCATTTTAGGAACTCAGTTGGGGTCTCAACATAATGTTGAGagttagaacagtagaatacacaaggtgcaagttttaaatttggttgtgcatcaacaatttttctcttgttatgtcagacACTGACTGTGTGTGATTTATGACCATTAAGATGGGAGATACTAAATCCTTTTGTCCTTTTTTCTCCTCCTGCacatactgttgttgttgttgttttactgTTACAAACTGTCTTTCTATTTGTGCAAAATAAACTGAACAAAGACACTGACCGTCACTCAGCTAgcaatttttagattggtaaatgaGTTTAGCCAGcgatctaaacttgtagtaatcatggccaaaTACCAACCAGGCACGCAGGacacatgcccaggggccctgacctccatggggcccccattgattttgttagtgactctcactcagatatcatggcataagtcatggcaaattttgtagaattgcaggaaatttgctttaaactGAAATGAGTTGTAAAACCAAATCTCGCTTAGGGTccccaaaaggctagagctgcctctgagagttccaaacctcattgccaataacagctagttttcagttttcccctctccactcaaaccactcccagacagtcgtAGCAAGATTATTTCTTAAGAAATAGTATTTTTTGTGGAAATCTATTACAGTAAGTTACTTAATtgttacatcaaatcaaatcaaatgttttttgtcGCGtgacgaatacaacaggtgtagaacgtACCATGAAT
It includes:
- the LOC115132496 gene encoding ADP-ribosylation factor 3; this encodes MGNIFGNLLKSLLGKKEMRILMVGLDAAGKTTILYKLKLGEIVTTIPTIGFNVETVEYKNISFTVWDVGGQDKIRPLWRHYFQNTQGLIFVVDSNDRERVNEAREELMRMLAEDELRDAVLLIFANKQDLPNAMNAAEITDKLGLHSLRHRNWYIQATCATSGDGLYEGLDWLANQLKNKK